One genomic region from Pseudoduganella lutea encodes:
- a CDS encoding adenosylcobinamide-GDP ribazoletransferase produces MLQVRLFFIALQFFTRLPIPRWVGFEPHWLHHASRYFPLVGLVVGVIVAAVYWAAAQVLPPAIAVLLSTAAGIYLTGAFHEDGFADTCDGMGGGLTRERALEIMKDSRIGAYGAIGILLLLAIKCAALAHLSPLATVAALCVAHPLSRLMAASLIWRMDYARAEGKAKPMAQQMTGTEFAIATLCCVPAVAAAGGLGWLDWRGIVLGIVAMVFVTLWFARKLRQRLGGYTGDCLGAVQQMAEAAFYLCVLARWN; encoded by the coding sequence ATGCTGCAGGTGCGGCTGTTCTTCATCGCGCTGCAATTCTTCACGCGCCTGCCGATTCCCCGCTGGGTAGGGTTCGAGCCGCACTGGCTGCACCACGCCTCGCGCTACTTCCCGCTGGTGGGCCTCGTCGTCGGCGTCATCGTGGCGGCCGTTTACTGGGCCGCCGCGCAAGTGCTGCCGCCGGCGATCGCCGTGCTGCTGTCCACCGCAGCCGGCATCTACCTCACCGGCGCCTTCCATGAAGACGGTTTCGCCGATACCTGCGACGGCATGGGGGGCGGCCTGACGCGCGAACGGGCGCTGGAAATCATGAAGGATTCGCGGATCGGCGCCTATGGCGCGATCGGTATCCTCCTCCTGCTGGCCATCAAATGCGCCGCGCTGGCACACCTTTCACCGCTCGCGACGGTCGCTGCTTTATGTGTAGCGCATCCGCTGTCCCGGCTGATGGCGGCAAGCCTGATCTGGCGCATGGACTATGCCCGCGCCGAGGGCAAGGCCAAGCCGATGGCGCAACAAATGACCGGCACCGAGTTCGCCATCGCCACGCTGTGCTGCGTGCCGGCCGTGGCAGCAGCCGGGGGCCTGGGCTGGCTCGACTGGCGCGGCATCGTCCTCGGCATCGTGGCGATGGTGTTCGTCACGTTGTGGTTTGCTCGCAAGCTGCGCCAACGGCTTGGCGGCTACACGGGCGATTGCCTCGGTGCGGTCCAGCAGATGGCCGAAGCGGCTTTCTACCTGTGCGTGCTGGCGCGATGGAACTGA
- a CDS encoding histidine phosphatase family protein: protein MELILVRHPRPVVAEGICYGSSDLPADPDELARVHASLRAGGLPGDVPVFSSPLRRCADLARLLSPSVTFDARLAEMDFGSWEGRSWNDIPRADVDAWAADLLHYRPGGGETVFEVALRVAAALDAIRAHGAERAIVICHAGTMRLFAALADGTPAGQAALAAASKAHRIGYGETHRLGLY, encoded by the coding sequence ATGGAACTGATTCTCGTCAGACATCCGCGCCCGGTCGTGGCGGAAGGCATCTGCTACGGCAGCAGCGACCTGCCGGCCGATCCGGACGAGCTGGCCCGCGTGCATGCATCGCTCCGTGCCGGCGGCCTGCCGGGCGATGTCCCCGTTTTTTCCAGCCCCCTGCGGCGCTGTGCCGACCTCGCCCGGCTGCTGTCGCCCAGCGTCACTTTTGATGCCCGCCTGGCCGAGATGGATTTCGGCAGCTGGGAAGGGCGCAGCTGGAACGATATCCCGCGCGCCGATGTCGACGCCTGGGCGGCCGACCTGCTCCACTACCGGCCCGGCGGCGGCGAGACCGTGTTCGAGGTGGCCCTGCGCGTTGCGGCCGCGCTCGACGCGATACGGGCGCACGGCGCCGAGCGTGCCATCGTCATCTGCCATGCCGGCACCATGCGCCTGTTTGCCGCGCTGGCCGACGGCACGCCAGCCGGGCAGGCCGCGCTCGCCGCCGCCTCGAAGGCGCACCGCATCGGCTACGGCGAAACCCACCGCCTGGGTCTTTACTGA